In Rheinheimera sp. MM224, one DNA window encodes the following:
- a CDS encoding OmpA family protein: MNNYQATRNEQVIGQQSTALKLSATPQTNTPFFRFKPLALGILSILMLPAAYAVDYTNFEENGWSVGMNVGKSVARIEQDTIRNDLESQGFDVISVLEDRRSEGYKIFAGYQFNPYLAVEGGYFNLGGFPILANTLPLTDFRGKTKLFGWNLDLVGIMPFTEDFSGFARVGVTRNDTSNTYSSNGLVDVTGYNEDGNYTKHKYGLGLQYDISPIFTVRLEAERYRLDDLIAHSGDVDLYSLGLVLRFGETPSTYAATPAPEPVRRVEAVAAPAAKEPEVLVLEDVHFNFDTAELTPQTKVILREHVQTLKANPQARVRIAGYTSASGSAEYNQALSERRAQSIKAFLVQEGVASNRFKTIGFGQTNPAEYEANPSILRSDAAKANMRGLFEIIVE; encoded by the coding sequence ATGAACAACTATCAGGCTACAAGGAATGAGCAGGTTATCGGACAGCAAAGTACTGCTCTGAAACTATCAGCCACACCACAAACAAATACCCCATTTTTTCGCTTTAAACCTTTGGCTCTAGGTATTTTATCTATCCTGATGTTACCTGCAGCCTATGCGGTGGATTACACCAATTTTGAAGAGAATGGTTGGTCTGTTGGCATGAACGTTGGTAAATCTGTTGCCAGAATAGAGCAGGACACTATACGTAACGACTTAGAAAGTCAGGGTTTTGATGTGATTTCTGTGCTTGAAGATCGCCGCAGCGAAGGTTACAAAATCTTTGCTGGTTATCAATTCAACCCTTATTTGGCGGTTGAAGGTGGTTACTTCAACCTTGGTGGTTTTCCGATACTGGCGAATACTCTGCCGTTAACCGACTTCCGTGGCAAAACCAAACTGTTTGGCTGGAATCTTGATTTAGTCGGTATTATGCCTTTTACCGAAGATTTCTCTGGTTTTGCCCGTGTGGGTGTCACCCGCAACGACACGTCAAATACGTACAGCAGCAACGGTTTGGTCGATGTCACGGGTTACAACGAAGACGGTAACTATACAAAACATAAATACGGCCTGGGTTTGCAATATGACATTTCTCCTATTTTTACTGTACGGCTTGAAGCAGAGCGTTATCGTTTAGATGATTTAATTGCTCACAGTGGTGATGTGGATTTGTATTCTTTAGGTCTGGTGCTTCGTTTTGGCGAAACTCCGTCAACTTATGCCGCAACTCCTGCTCCTGAACCTGTGCGCCGTGTTGAAGCTGTTGCTGCACCAGCGGCTAAAGAACCTGAAGTACTGGTGCTGGAAGATGTGCATTTTAACTTTGACACTGCCGAATTAACGCCGCAAACCAAAGTGATTTTGCGTGAACATGTTCAGACACTAAAAGCCAATCCACAAGCCCGCGTGCGTATTGCAGGTTACACCTCAGCCAGCGGATCTGCTGAATACAATCAGGCCTTAAGTGAACGTAGGGCGCAGTCGATCAAAGCCTTTTTAGTTCAGGAAGGTGTCGCATCCAACCGTTTCAAAACTATAGGTTTTGGTCAAACTAATCCAGCTGAATATGAAGCTAATCCTTCAATTTTACGCTCGGATGCTGCCAAGGCTAACATGCGTGGTTTGTTTGAAATTATTGTTGAATAA
- a CDS encoding GlsB/YeaQ/YmgE family stress response membrane protein: protein MSLSGLLVFLIIGAIAGWLGGLIMKGSGFGLLGNIVVGIVGAVLGGALFGMLGISASGLLGSIITATVGAVVLLFIASLIRRA from the coding sequence ATGAGCTTAAGCGGATTATTAGTATTTCTTATCATAGGCGCCATAGCTGGCTGGCTCGGCGGTCTTATTATGAAAGGCAGTGGTTTTGGACTGCTTGGTAATATCGTAGTGGGCATAGTAGGCGCTGTATTAGGTGGCGCATTATTTGGCATGTTGGGGATCAGCGCGAGTGGCTTGCTGGGATCTATTATCACCGCCACAGTAGGCGCTGTAGTGCTGTTGTTTATCGCAAGTTTAATCCGGCGAGCCTGA
- a CDS encoding GNAT family N-acetyltransferase produces the protein MRIQPDDLTGPEIAVLLQEHLNDMNAVSPPESKHALDLTTLKASDISFWTIWQQQQLAGCVALKQLNTRQGEIKSMRSATAFRGQGLGKLLLQHVITEAKNRGYQQLFLETGAMDYFAPARALYKDFGFEPCAPFASYKEDPNSVFMLLQL, from the coding sequence ATGCGTATTCAACCTGATGATTTAACAGGCCCTGAAATTGCTGTTTTGTTGCAAGAGCATTTAAATGACATGAATGCAGTGTCGCCACCAGAGAGCAAACATGCGCTGGATTTGACGACTTTAAAAGCCAGTGACATTAGCTTCTGGACTATCTGGCAACAGCAGCAGTTGGCTGGTTGTGTCGCGCTGAAGCAATTAAATACCAGGCAAGGTGAAATTAAGTCCATGCGAAGTGCCACAGCTTTTCGTGGGCAGGGGTTAGGTAAGTTATTACTGCAACATGTAATTACCGAAGCAAAAAACCGGGGTTATCAGCAATTGTTTCTGGAAACAGGGGCTATGGATTATTTTGCCCCAGCCCGCGCCTTATACAAGGATTTTGGCTTTGAACCTTGTGCACCTTTTGCCAGCTATAAAGAGGATCCAAACTCAGTCTTTATGCTGCTGCAGTTATAG
- a CDS encoding lipocalin family protein has protein sequence MRYIFLALAALLTTSCTQVPTGVTPVTPFDINSYLGEWHEIARLDHSFEQGLTEVTAQYNLREDGGVKVINRGYNAAEELWEEAEGKAYFVADSNTGRLKVSFFGPFYGGYNVAKLEPDYSMALVIGPSLEYAWLLSRSPTPLAELCQRYFSSAEALGIKPSLWIKIRSCKSSEEVPGI, from the coding sequence ATGCGTTATATCTTTCTTGCACTTGCTGCTTTGCTTACTACATCCTGCACTCAAGTTCCGACAGGTGTCACTCCTGTTACTCCTTTTGATATCAATAGTTATCTCGGGGAATGGCATGAAATTGCCAGGCTGGATCATAGTTTTGAGCAAGGACTAACTGAAGTCACTGCGCAGTACAACCTACGCGAAGATGGCGGAGTAAAAGTCATAAACCGGGGTTATAACGCAGCAGAGGAGTTATGGGAAGAAGCCGAAGGCAAAGCCTATTTTGTTGCAGACAGCAACACAGGCCGGTTAAAAGTGTCTTTTTTTGGCCCCTTTTATGGTGGATACAATGTTGCCAAACTAGAGCCGGATTACAGCATGGCATTGGTGATTGGCCCTTCCCTGGAATACGCCTGGTTACTATCGCGCAGCCCCACCCCGCTGGCTGAGTTATGTCAGCGTTATTTCAGCAGTGCAGAAGCTTTAGGCATCAAACCCAGTCTATGGATTAAGATCCGCAGCTGTAAAAGCAGTGAAGAAGTCCCAGGGATTTAA
- a CDS encoding acetoacetate decarboxylase family protein, with translation MFGLPKRIKNYTNRFSLVDGIPFKLPVSAVNSPALMAVFPIDAEKAKDFLPAGIHPLRLWNSALLIVTVIDYRETPIGKYVEYSIAIGCTHGEKPAPRLLPALFMNWFKTGQYVVDLPVSSEVSVKGGKGIWGMPKHQGSLNFLITDDKVSSQYDLDGKLVTYVEIDKPASAWLPIKTKASNYCSFRGMLMKSDIFLNAKAGMNLFSKAKARFVIGDHPRLQALKELNIGKAIATVFLPSIGGVLDDHIESWFLDFEQLPKVAPEGFESVIDLTLSEAWLPPPTAPIPPDSGDNS, from the coding sequence ATGTTTGGTTTACCAAAGCGGATAAAAAATTACACCAACAGATTTTCACTGGTGGATGGTATCCCATTTAAGTTGCCTGTGTCGGCGGTCAATTCTCCGGCGCTGATGGCCGTTTTTCCTATAGATGCAGAAAAAGCCAAAGACTTTTTACCAGCAGGTATTCATCCGCTGCGGTTGTGGAACTCCGCTCTACTGATTGTCACTGTCATTGATTACCGCGAAACCCCTATCGGCAAATATGTGGAATACAGCATAGCCATAGGCTGTACCCACGGCGAAAAACCTGCGCCACGACTCCTACCTGCCCTTTTTATGAACTGGTTTAAAACCGGCCAGTATGTGGTGGATTTACCTGTGTCGTCAGAAGTGTCGGTCAAAGGCGGCAAAGGTATTTGGGGCATGCCGAAACATCAGGGCAGCCTGAACTTTTTAATCACGGATGACAAAGTCAGCAGCCAGTATGACCTGGATGGAAAGCTGGTGACTTATGTCGAAATAGATAAACCTGCTAGTGCTTGGTTACCTATTAAAACCAAAGCGTCAAACTACTGCTCCTTTCGCGGCATGCTGATGAAATCCGATATTTTCCTGAACGCCAAAGCAGGCATGAACTTATTCAGTAAAGCCAAAGCCCGTTTTGTCATTGGTGATCACCCCCGTTTACAGGCGTTAAAAGAGTTAAATATTGGCAAGGCCATAGCGACAGTGTTTTTACCCTCCATAGGCGGTGTGCTGGACGATCATATCGAAAGCTGGTTCCTCGATTTTGAGCAGTTACCTAAGGTAGCGCCTGAAGGTTTTGAGTCTGTGATCGATCTGACCTTAAGTGAAGCCTGGTTACCACCACCAACAGCCCCTATTCCTCCTGATTCAGGGGACAATTCATAA
- a CDS encoding Ig-like domain-containing protein produces MFRYQTKQVSAGYRWLLSLVVLLFIASCNGDKKDPIFGVEPIDGLRSIVLSQTDPSLASGLSQQFTALGVYANGTSLDISDKVVWSSATAAVSTINEQGIALALQPGTSVISASFGGKAASTVFTVTSAELTSISISPLDPSVADGLTTQFIATGLYSDGSTEDISAAVNWLSSDTSVAVMAPDQTTSSGLATAVAPGSTQISASMGDLSTSTSLTVTNAALISIQLSPANSILYVGVSQLYTAIGVYSDGSSQDISALVTWASSAPAIATIDNSAGAQYGEVTAQAAGTTQISAQLGAVSAETALTVMNTTLSSIVVSPLNSTITVGLTRQFTATANFSDGRSFDVSRSAVWSSSDTSIATMNVNGALNSGRATGQAAGVVQITATLNAISGSASLNVNNSTLTSIVVTPVNSSLVVGLTRQFMATGVYSNGSSENLTSLVSWTSSNNAVAMSNANMTSNSGVVTAMSAGTVQIRATLGAVSAEATLNVAATALSSISVTPVISSVAMGLSRQFTAVGIYADGSTQNISHTVVWASSNIQTATMNANGTVNSGLATGQATGVVQITATLGAVSGSATLTVTAASLSSISVTPQNPNVVNGLTRQFSATGLYSDGSTADLTTLVSWTSGTIAVASMNASQMPASGLATGLSAGTSLIRATYTGVEGSTSLTVTAATLVSIDVTPANASAVVNETEQFTANGTYTDGSIVNITSTVVWTSSNTAVAAMNASGQLNSGLATALAVGNSNITAALGAVQDSAVLTVTAALADNPQAPAMGELQRFVMIASQAITTTAGSSIADGDMAILDLARTAYAGFTAGPVAGQFTQLTDGISYAPDDVTPPYVVPAPYASMVAFINQVRTDLGVAATFLAADPNPAAATQVLPAELGGLVITRGVYRNAGNVIIQQGNLTLDAQGDPDSVFIFVISGTFTTGAPGGNVVLTGGAKASNVFWRTGGVTVFGSNTSFAGNVLAWQQINLGTGTALTGRLFSVTEQVTLDANAVNKPQ; encoded by the coding sequence ATGTTCAGGTATCAAACAAAGCAAGTTAGCGCAGGCTACAGGTGGTTGTTAAGTCTTGTGGTGCTGCTGTTTATTGCATCTTGTAATGGCGATAAGAAAGACCCTATTTTTGGAGTGGAACCCATAGATGGACTCAGATCCATTGTCTTGTCTCAGACAGACCCTAGTCTTGCTTCAGGTTTAAGTCAGCAATTTACTGCATTAGGCGTTTACGCTAATGGTACCTCGCTGGATATTAGCGATAAGGTTGTTTGGAGTTCAGCCACGGCCGCTGTGTCTACTATTAATGAGCAAGGTATAGCTTTGGCATTACAGCCTGGCACATCTGTTATTAGTGCTTCTTTTGGCGGTAAAGCGGCCAGTACTGTTTTTACAGTCACCAGTGCGGAGTTAACCAGCATTAGTATCAGCCCGTTGGATCCCAGTGTGGCTGATGGTTTAACCACTCAATTTATTGCAACAGGGCTGTATTCTGACGGTAGTACGGAAGATATCAGTGCTGCGGTAAATTGGTTGTCCAGTGATACCTCTGTCGCTGTGATGGCACCTGATCAAACCACATCAAGCGGTTTGGCAACTGCTGTTGCTCCTGGTAGTACGCAAATCAGCGCTTCTATGGGGGACTTGTCAACAAGCACCAGTCTTACCGTAACAAATGCAGCATTGATATCAATACAACTGAGCCCAGCGAATTCAATTTTATATGTGGGGGTCAGTCAGCTTTATACCGCTATCGGAGTTTATTCGGATGGTTCATCACAGGATATCAGCGCTTTAGTCACTTGGGCGTCCAGTGCGCCTGCGATTGCTACTATTGATAATAGTGCGGGTGCTCAGTATGGCGAAGTGACAGCGCAAGCTGCTGGCACTACTCAAATCAGCGCTCAGTTAGGTGCTGTTTCTGCTGAAACTGCACTGACGGTTATGAATACGACGTTAAGTAGCATTGTGGTGAGTCCGCTGAACTCTACAATAACAGTGGGTTTAACCCGACAGTTTACGGCTACTGCAAATTTTTCAGACGGTCGATCTTTTGATGTCAGCCGTTCTGCAGTGTGGTCTTCCAGTGACACCTCTATTGCGACTATGAATGTAAATGGTGCGTTAAATAGTGGTCGAGCCACAGGTCAGGCTGCGGGAGTAGTGCAAATCACTGCAACTTTAAATGCGATCTCAGGAAGTGCTAGCTTAAATGTGAACAACAGCACTTTGACCAGCATTGTAGTCACTCCGGTGAATAGTAGTCTGGTGGTTGGTTTAACCAGACAATTTATGGCTACGGGCGTGTATTCCAATGGTTCTTCGGAAAATCTGACGTCGCTGGTAAGTTGGACTTCGTCGAACAACGCAGTAGCTATGTCTAATGCCAACATGACCAGCAACAGTGGTGTAGTCACGGCGATGAGTGCTGGCACAGTGCAGATCAGGGCAACTTTAGGCGCTGTATCTGCTGAAGCAACACTGAATGTGGCTGCGACAGCGCTAAGTTCCATTTCGGTAACCCCTGTGATCTCCTCCGTTGCCATGGGGCTGAGCAGACAATTTACTGCGGTAGGTATTTATGCAGATGGTTCTACTCAGAACATTAGCCACACTGTAGTGTGGGCTTCGTCGAATATTCAAACGGCAACGATGAATGCCAATGGCACTGTTAACAGCGGTTTAGCGACAGGACAAGCAACAGGTGTGGTACAAATTACTGCAACCTTGGGTGCCGTGTCTGGCTCGGCTACCTTGACTGTGACAGCCGCTAGTTTAAGCAGCATTAGCGTGACGCCACAAAACCCTAACGTTGTGAACGGTTTAACCCGCCAGTTCAGTGCAACAGGGCTTTATAGTGATGGTAGCACCGCCGATCTGACCACTTTAGTTAGTTGGACATCAGGCACTATTGCTGTAGCAAGCATGAATGCTAGTCAAATGCCCGCTAGTGGTTTAGCAACAGGCTTGTCTGCAGGTACATCGCTTATCCGCGCTACTTATACTGGTGTTGAAGGTAGTACTAGCTTGACGGTGACTGCGGCAACTCTGGTGTCGATTGATGTCACCCCAGCCAATGCATCAGCTGTGGTCAATGAAACGGAACAATTTACGGCAAATGGTACTTACACTGACGGCAGCATAGTCAATATCACCAGCACTGTGGTTTGGACATCCAGCAACACAGCTGTTGCAGCGATGAACGCCAGTGGTCAGTTGAACAGCGGTTTAGCTACAGCACTGGCAGTGGGAAATTCCAACATCACTGCTGCTTTAGGTGCGGTGCAAGACAGCGCTGTATTAACTGTAACTGCGGCTTTGGCTGATAACCCTCAAGCCCCGGCTATGGGTGAGCTGCAACGTTTTGTCATGATAGCCAGTCAGGCCATTACTACGACAGCAGGTTCGTCCATCGCTGATGGTGATATGGCGATTCTTGATTTAGCTCGTACAGCTTACGCTGGTTTTACCGCAGGTCCTGTTGCAGGGCAGTTTACTCAGCTAACCGATGGTATTTCTTATGCGCCTGATGATGTCACTCCACCTTACGTGGTTCCAGCCCCTTATGCCTCTATGGTGGCTTTTATCAATCAGGTCCGCACTGATTTAGGCGTCGCTGCAACCTTTTTAGCTGCAGATCCTAACCCAGCTGCAGCCACTCAGGTGTTGCCTGCAGAGTTAGGTGGTTTGGTGATCACACGTGGCGTGTATCGTAACGCAGGCAATGTCATTATTCAGCAAGGAAATCTGACGCTGGATGCACAAGGCGATCCTGACTCAGTCTTTATCTTTGTGATTTCAGGCACTTTTACGACGGGAGCCCCTGGTGGCAATGTTGTACTGACAGGCGGAGCTAAAGCAAGCAACGTGTTTTGGCGCACCGGCGGCGTGACTGTATTTGGCAGCAATACCAGTTTTGCCGGCAATGTACTGGCCTGGCAACAAATTAATCTGGGTACAGGCACAGCGCTTACAGGCCGTTTGTTCTCTGTGACTGAGCAAGTCACCTTGGATGCCAACGCGGTGAATAAGCCTCAATAG
- a CDS encoding alpha/beta hydrolase produces the protein MSSHTTPPYTERTVPFVTDDGVELNLIHIRGDKTPDKGPVILVHGAGVRANIYRAPVEISIVDALISEGYDVWLENWRGSIAFAPNLWTLDQAALYDHPKAVQTILAETGASSLKAIIHCQGSTSFMMSAIAGLVPEVTTIVTNAVSLHPVVPDWSKFKLQYMVPLVRQMTKYLNPHWGVHAPGLVAKLISLVVNLTHHECNNAVCKQVSFTYGSGFPALWRHENLNEDTHEWLKEEFGAVPLRFFQQITRCVQHGHLVSFQDFQELPKDYIAQKPQTDARFAFFSGEKNLCFLPQSQIQSFNYFDALRPDYHSLHLLPEYGHLDVFMGKNAAVDTFPLIIAELNKS, from the coding sequence ATGTCGTCGCACACCACTCCACCTTACACCGAACGCACAGTCCCTTTTGTCACAGACGATGGTGTTGAGCTAAATTTAATTCATATTCGTGGCGACAAAACGCCCGATAAAGGCCCTGTGATTCTGGTACATGGCGCTGGAGTTAGGGCCAATATCTACAGAGCTCCGGTAGAAATCAGCATAGTCGATGCACTGATTAGCGAAGGCTACGATGTCTGGTTGGAAAACTGGCGTGGCAGTATCGCTTTTGCACCTAATTTATGGACTTTGGATCAGGCCGCTTTATACGACCACCCCAAAGCTGTGCAAACTATTCTGGCCGAAACAGGTGCCAGCAGCTTAAAAGCTATTATCCACTGTCAGGGTTCCACCAGTTTTATGATGTCGGCCATTGCTGGTTTAGTGCCTGAAGTCACCACTATTGTCACCAACGCCGTGTCTTTGCACCCTGTAGTACCGGACTGGTCCAAATTTAAGCTGCAGTATATGGTGCCGTTGGTACGGCAAATGACCAAATACCTGAATCCACACTGGGGTGTACATGCGCCTGGATTGGTTGCCAAACTTATTAGCTTAGTGGTCAATCTGACCCACCATGAATGCAACAACGCGGTCTGCAAACAAGTCAGCTTTACCTATGGCAGCGGTTTTCCAGCGCTGTGGCGTCATGAAAACCTCAATGAAGACACCCATGAATGGCTCAAAGAAGAATTTGGCGCCGTGCCCTTGCGATTTTTCCAGCAAATCACCCGCTGTGTGCAGCACGGGCATTTAGTGTCTTTTCAGGATTTTCAGGAACTCCCCAAAGATTACATAGCGCAAAAACCACAGACAGATGCCCGTTTTGCTTTTTTTAGCGGTGAAAAAAACCTGTGTTTTTTACCGCAAAGCCAGATCCAAAGTTTTAATTATTTTGATGCGTTAAGGCCGGATTATCACAGTCTGCATTTGCTGCCTGAATACGGCCATCTTGATGTTTTTATGGGAAAAAATGCGGCAGTGGATACCTTTCCGCTAATTATTGCAGAGCTGAATAAAAGCTAA
- a CDS encoding OmpA family protein, with protein MKSLTELNSTKVLLVLTSCLSLTMSFSLHAQEQSGYEENGWSMGMNIGKSSANIDSASIQSSLENNGFGVSSIEEDKRNEGYKIYVGYQFGPYLALEGGYFDLGDFKFLANTLPETNFRGKTELKGWNLDLVGILPVTERFSAFARVGVTQNESETRFGSNGLIATGAYNSDDNYTKHKFGVGLQYDLSAAFTIRLEAERYRMDDLVGNIGDLDLYSLGLVYRFGHSTPTYQASAAPEPARYAVAVTEPVMAKEPEVLVLEDVHFNFDTAELNENTKVILRQHVQTLKSNPQARVRIAGYTSASGTAEYNQALSERRAQAIKAFLILEGVEASRFKTVGYGQTNPAEYEANPAILRSDAAKANMRGLFEIIVE; from the coding sequence ATGAAAAGTTTAACAGAGTTAAATAGTACCAAAGTGCTACTTGTGCTTACCAGTTGTCTGTCACTGACCATGTCCTTTAGTCTGCACGCCCAGGAGCAGTCCGGTTATGAAGAAAATGGTTGGTCTATGGGGATGAACATTGGTAAATCCAGCGCCAACATTGATAGTGCATCCATTCAGAGCAGTCTGGAAAACAATGGTTTTGGCGTTAGTTCTATCGAAGAGGACAAGCGCAACGAAGGCTACAAAATATATGTAGGTTACCAATTCGGGCCTTATCTGGCGCTTGAAGGTGGTTATTTTGACCTGGGAGATTTTAAGTTTCTGGCCAATACCCTGCCAGAAACTAATTTCAGAGGCAAGACAGAGCTCAAAGGTTGGAACCTGGATCTGGTTGGGATCCTGCCTGTCACTGAACGCTTTTCAGCTTTTGCCCGTGTGGGTGTGACACAAAACGAATCAGAAACCCGCTTTGGCAGTAATGGTTTGATTGCGACTGGGGCGTACAATAGTGATGATAACTACACCAAACATAAATTTGGTGTGGGCTTGCAGTATGACCTATCAGCTGCATTTACCATCCGACTTGAAGCGGAGCGTTACCGCATGGACGACTTAGTTGGGAACATAGGCGATCTTGATTTGTATTCGCTGGGTCTGGTGTATCGATTTGGCCACTCAACGCCTACATATCAAGCCTCTGCTGCACCAGAACCAGCTCGTTACGCTGTTGCTGTGACAGAGCCTGTAATGGCAAAAGAGCCAGAAGTGCTGGTGCTTGAAGATGTACATTTTAATTTTGATACGGCTGAGCTGAATGAAAACACCAAAGTGATTTTACGCCAGCATGTTCAGACCCTAAAATCCAATCCACAAGCCCGTGTGCGTATTGCAGGTTATACCTCAGCCAGCGGCACAGCCGAATACAATCAGGCTTTAAGTGAACGTCGGGCTCAGGCGATTAAAGCCTTTTTGATCCTGGAAGGGGTAGAGGCGAGTCGCTTTAAAACTGTAGGTTATGGTCAAACCAATCCAGCAGAGTATGAAGCTAATCCTGCTATTTTGCGCTCGGACGCAGCTAAAGCCAATATGCGCGGTTTGTTTGAAATTATTGTTGAATAA
- a CDS encoding DUF3185 family protein, with translation MANRTNSLLKLVGLVLLVLGVGLAYWGFQLSDSIQSQLTEVVTGAETDKVMQFYIGGAISFVAGLFLTLKR, from the coding sequence ATGGCTAATCGAACAAATTCGTTATTAAAACTGGTTGGTTTAGTTCTGCTGGTACTGGGTGTAGGCCTGGCGTACTGGGGCTTTCAACTGTCAGACTCCATTCAGTCACAACTGACTGAAGTAGTTACTGGCGCAGAAACTGACAAAGTGATGCAGTTTTACATCGGTGGTGCCATCAGTTTTGTGGCCGGTCTTTTCCTGACTCTAAAACGTTAA